A genomic stretch from Helianthus annuus cultivar XRQ/B chromosome 1, HanXRQr2.0-SUNRISE, whole genome shotgun sequence includes:
- the LOC110874806 gene encoding zinc finger CCCH domain-containing protein 14, which produces MEFGGRKRGRQDGAWNGAPKRPRDEMESFTSGVGSKSKPCTKFFSTSGCPFGEGCHFLHYVPGGYSAVKQLTNVSGPLGRKAPMQQPPPFAADGPLKSKLCNKMNTPEGCKFGDKCRFAHSEVELTSNKPSFSAYEDPRSQPGPISYGGGGYQGRFEPPAPPGLAAAANFGQSATAKISIDGALAGPIIGKSGVNSKQICRLTGVKLAIRDHETDPNQKNIELEGTFDQIKQASAMVHELIVNLGAGGGANGPPARKSGGFQQQGGGQAHGFAHKIKTKICENFAKGQCTFGDKCHFAHGESELRR; this is translated from the exons ATGGAGTTTGGGGGCCGAAAGAGAGGCAGACAAGACGGCGCTTGGAATGGAGCTCCTAAAAGACCTAGAGACG AAATGGAGTCCTTTACATCTGGTGTAGGAAGCAAATCAAAGCCGTGCACGAAGTTTTTCAG CACGTCCGGTTGTCCATTCGGTGAAGGATGTCACTTCCTACACTACGTTCCTGGCGGCTACAGTGCAGTGAAACAGTTGACGAACGTCAGCGGGCCCCTCGGAAGAAAAGCTCCTATGCAACAACCACCGCCCTTCGCTGCTGACGGTCCACTAAAAAGCAAGCTTTGCAACAAAATGAACACCCCAGAAGGATGCAAGTTTGGAGACAAATGCCGTTTTGCTCACAGTGAGGTGGAGCTCACTAGTAATAAGCCATCATTCTCAGCTTATGAAGACCCTCGTAGTCAACCAGGTCCCATCAGTTACGGTGGTGGTGGGTACCAAGGGCGGTTCGAACCACCCGCCCCACCTGGTCTAGCGGCTGCGGCTAACTTCGGTCAATCTGCCACTGCTAAGATCAGCATAGACGGGGCTCTAGCGGGGCCCATCATAGGGAAGAGTGGTGTGAACTCTAAGCAGATATGCCGCCTTACTGGAGTGAAGCTAGCCATAAGAGATCATGAAACAGACCCGAACCAAAAGAATATCGAGCTTGAAGGAACTTTTGATCAGATCAAACAGGCGAGTGCGATGGTGCATGAGTTGATCGTGAACCTTGGTGCAGGTGGCGGTGCAAATGGTCCGCCGGCAAGAAAGTCTGGCGGTTTTCAGCAGCAGGGTGGTGGGCAGGCGCATGGTTTTGCACATAAAATAAAGACGAAGATATGTGAAAACTTTGCGAAGGGACAGTGTACCTTTGGGGACAAGTGCCATTTTGCACATGGAGAGAGTGAGCTTCGTAGGTAG
- the LOC110874793 gene encoding protein N-terminal asparagine amidohydrolase isoform X1 — protein MIYVNGLQFLPDSSSGHDMVIALLDHPDLVSASRLFCAIPERKFSSSVEAKCVYLFQREYATVNPALVEIVGTDEATTCVGMVIRNCRTGMTCVAHLDSPDVVVVGLFQMMSLVSDRDDDDLLDVHIVGAFEDSDPHGECEEGYSLPLCIKIVEKLAESRYKFEIKNFQVLKHNTRRDSEGIAYPIFHGLAVETSRGSVIPASFDASTRGPDDIIRRIRLNASFEDPRRAGRLLDTYETHTDRFVITPFSWSERLVNFARIMRYRSDPEILFSTSTSPYAEGSDYVKNQKRVWDYLIRHPNWKQVFPSKLARIFERVGNTSWVMISET, from the exons ATGATTTACGTCAACGGGCTTCAATTTTTGCCGGATTCATCCTCC GGCCATGACATGGTAATTGCTTTACTGGATCACCCTGATTTGGTATCTGCCTCGCGTTTGTTCTGTGCAATACCCGAAAGGAAGTTCTCATCCTCCGTTGAAGCTAAATGTGTGTATCTATTTCAAAGAGAATATGCTACTGTAAACCCTGCACTTGTGGAG ATAGTTGGCACTGATGAAGCAACAACATGTGTCGGCATGGTTATTAGAAATTGCAGAACGGGGAT GACATGTGTTGCCCATTTGGATTCTCCGGATGTTGTTGTTGTCGGTCTCTTCCAGATGATGTCTTTAGTTTCAGATCGTGACGATGATGATCTTTTGGAT GTTCACATAGTTGGCGCGTTTGAAGATTCTGATCCACAT GGAGAGTGTGAGGAAGGTTATTCTTTACCGTTGTGCATAAAAATAGTAGAAAAATTAGCAGAGAGCAGATACAAGTTTGAAATTAAAAATTTTCAAGTGCTTAAACATAACACAAGACGGGACTCTGAGGGAATAGCATATCCGATCTTCCATGGGCTCGCG GTAGAGACGTCTCGCGGTTCAGTAATTCCAGCCAGTTTTGATGCAAGTACTAGAGGTCCTGATGACATCATCAGGAGAATACGGTTAAATGCTTCATTTGAGGACCCTAGACGCGCTGGGCGGTTACTAGACACATACGAAACTCATACCGACCGATTTGTGATCACACCGTTTTCTTG GAGCGAGCGGCTGGTAAATTTTGCTCGTATAATGAGATACCGATCGGATCCGGAGATTCTCTTTTCTACGTCAACATCGCCATATGCTGAGGGCTCTGATTATGTTAAAAATCAGAAAAG GGTATGGGATTACTTAATTCGACATCCAAATTGGAAACAAGTCTTTCCTTCGAAGTTGGCACGCATTTTTGAGAGGGTTGGAAACACGAGTTGGGTAATGATCTCCGAAACATAG
- the LOC110874793 gene encoding protein N-terminal asparagine amidohydrolase isoform X2 — MVIALLDHPDLVSASRLFCAIPERKFSSSVEAKCVYLFQREYATVNPALVEIVGTDEATTCVGMVIRNCRTGMTCVAHLDSPDVVVVGLFQMMSLVSDRDDDDLLDVHIVGAFEDSDPHGECEEGYSLPLCIKIVEKLAESRYKFEIKNFQVLKHNTRRDSEGIAYPIFHGLAVETSRGSVIPASFDASTRGPDDIIRRIRLNASFEDPRRAGRLLDTYETHTDRFVITPFSWSERLVNFARIMRYRSDPEILFSTSTSPYAEGSDYVKNQKRVWDYLIRHPNWKQVFPSKLARIFERVGNTSWVMISET, encoded by the exons ATGGTAATTGCTTTACTGGATCACCCTGATTTGGTATCTGCCTCGCGTTTGTTCTGTGCAATACCCGAAAGGAAGTTCTCATCCTCCGTTGAAGCTAAATGTGTGTATCTATTTCAAAGAGAATATGCTACTGTAAACCCTGCACTTGTGGAG ATAGTTGGCACTGATGAAGCAACAACATGTGTCGGCATGGTTATTAGAAATTGCAGAACGGGGAT GACATGTGTTGCCCATTTGGATTCTCCGGATGTTGTTGTTGTCGGTCTCTTCCAGATGATGTCTTTAGTTTCAGATCGTGACGATGATGATCTTTTGGAT GTTCACATAGTTGGCGCGTTTGAAGATTCTGATCCACAT GGAGAGTGTGAGGAAGGTTATTCTTTACCGTTGTGCATAAAAATAGTAGAAAAATTAGCAGAGAGCAGATACAAGTTTGAAATTAAAAATTTTCAAGTGCTTAAACATAACACAAGACGGGACTCTGAGGGAATAGCATATCCGATCTTCCATGGGCTCGCG GTAGAGACGTCTCGCGGTTCAGTAATTCCAGCCAGTTTTGATGCAAGTACTAGAGGTCCTGATGACATCATCAGGAGAATACGGTTAAATGCTTCATTTGAGGACCCTAGACGCGCTGGGCGGTTACTAGACACATACGAAACTCATACCGACCGATTTGTGATCACACCGTTTTCTTG GAGCGAGCGGCTGGTAAATTTTGCTCGTATAATGAGATACCGATCGGATCCGGAGATTCTCTTTTCTACGTCAACATCGCCATATGCTGAGGGCTCTGATTATGTTAAAAATCAGAAAAG GGTATGGGATTACTTAATTCGACATCCAAATTGGAAACAAGTCTTTCCTTCGAAGTTGGCACGCATTTTTGAGAGGGTTGGAAACACGAGTTGGGTAATGATCTCCGAAACATAG